The Granulicella sibirica DNA segment GGGGGCGCTGCAGTGGCTCCAACGCGAGGGGTATGTGATCGAGCAGAAGAGCCGGTCGAAGTCGCGGATGATCGTGGCCCCGCTGACACGGGAGGATTCGGCTGAACTTTATTCGATTGTGGGACATCTCGAGGGTTTGGCGGGAAGGCTCACTGTTGCGTTGCCGAAAGAAGAGCGGGTTGCGGTGGTGGCGAAGATCAAGGCCATTAATGCGAAGCTGCATAAGATCGCGAAGACGAAGGACCTGGCGGGGGAGAGCATCTTCGATCTCGATGCGGAGTTTCACCGGATTATTGTGGAGGCGAGCGCGGGGCCGCGGTTGATGCTGATGCACAAGGGGATCAAGCCGCAGACGGAGCGGTACTGGCGGCTGTACGCGAGCAACATCATCGACTCACTCGATGTAAGCGTGGCCGAGCATGAGGCGATTATTTCGGCGATCCACAAGGGCGATGCAGATGCGGCGGAGAAGGCGCTGATTGCGAACTGGGTGAAGGGCGCGGAGCGGGTGGAACGGGTGATCGCGATGCATGGGGAGCGGGGGAGCTGGTAGCTATTTTCTTATGTCTGTTCTGGCGAGAATGCCGAGGTCTTTGTTGTTTTGATCTACGAGCTTGAGGGCTATGGCTTTGGTTCCGGCGGGCGGGGTTAGGCCTTGTTGCTGGATCACGGCTTCGACGCCTACGGCGATGGGGCCTAGCGTTTGCTTCTCAATTTCGGCTCCGCGCTGGTTGAGGTAGGAGAGGACGAGGGTGCCGGGGGCGAAGGCGGTGACTGTGCCGGTGAGGGTGAGTTGGGTGCCTTCGGCGGTGGCGGTGAAGGCTTGGGTGACGAGGCCGGTTGGGTTGACCGAGATGGGGGTGCCGGTGGTGTAGATCGGGCTCCAGGTGGTGTCGAAAGCGTAGGTCTGGTTGGGGGCGAGCTTGACGATGGGGCTGTTGATCTCGGCTTCCATGTAGTAGGGCGTGGCTAGCTGCGTGGTGTCGGGGATGGTGGCGTGGTCCTGCTTGTCGAAGCGGACGCCGGGGCCGTTCTTGTAGAAGATGGTGGTGGCTTTGCCGGGATAGTTGCCCGCGGGGATGTAGGTGAAGTGCTCGATCATGCCGAAGTGGCTCTGGCGGTCGAGGACGGCGAGCCAGCCTGCGGGGGAGTCGAGCCAGACTTCATTTTCGAAGTATTTCCAGTGGAGCTGGAAGAGGTCTTTCTGGATGGAGAAGGAAGGGTCGTCGGCGAGGCCGGAGCGGACGTGGTAGCCGTCGGGGTAGGTGGAGTTGGGCTTTGCTGGGGTGTAGGCGTAGAGGTCGTGGTTGTAATCGGTGGGGTTGGTGTGGTCGGAGAGGTCGTATTGAGATACCGATTGCACGGACCATTCGATGGGGTGAGTGGCGGCGTTTTTCGTCACGGCGTGGAAGTGGATCTCGGGGGATGTGGCGGAGATGGTGATGGTGCGGCTGTACTGGAGGCCGGTGATGGTGTCGGGTTGGCCGTCGAGCTGGACGGCGCACTCTTTGCCCTGGGAGAGGACTTTGAAGGCGTAGGGCAGGTCGTCGATGGCGGTGGAGGCGAGGACCCAGTGGTGGTCGTCCTGGTCCCCCTCGGGCATGGGCCAGATCTTGTCGCCGCCGTAGTTGATCCAGCCTCCCTTGGCTTCGGTGGGGGAGATGTACTGGCCGCGGAACTTGGGGTTGACGAAGAGGTAGGGGTGGCCGTCGAACTCGACCTGCATGAGGCGTCCGCCGAGCTGGGGGACGACAGTGAGCTTGAGCCACTGGTTGGTGACCTCCTGCGCTTCCCAGCCCTGGTAGGTGACGGGGTGGACGGAGCAGGGGGTTTGGGCGTACATGGCGAGCGGACCAAGAGCGAGGGCCAGGGAGAGGAGATGCTTCATCGCTTGGGTTCCTTATGAAGGTAGGGGACGAAGCCTGTGGCTTTGGTTTCGAGGGTGTAGACGGATGTTCCGGCGGTGATGAAGAGGAGGCTGTTATGTGGGCCGCCCCAGGCGAGGTTGGCGGGCTGCTCGGGGACGAGGATGGTGCCGAGGTGCCGGCCGGCCGGGTTCCAGACCCAGATGCCGCCGGGGCCGGTGACGTAGAGATTTCCCTGGAGATCAAGCTTCATGCCGTCGGGGACGCCTTTGGCGCCGGGGACGTTCTCGTCGGCGAAGAGGATGCCGTCGGAGAGGGTGCCGTCGGGGTGGACGCGGTAGCGGCGGATGTTCTTGCGGGCGGAGTCGTCGATGTAGAGGAACTGGCCGTCGGGGGTGAAGGCGAGGCCGTTGGGCTGATCGAGGTCCTTGGTGAGGAGAGTTACTTTGCCGTCGGGGGCGAGGCGGTAGACGCCCTGGTAGGGGATCTCCTGCTTTTCGCCGGCGACGAGATCGAGCGTGGGGTCGGTGAAGTAGAGGGCTCCGTCGGGGCCGGGGACGACATCGTTGGGGCTGTTGAAGCGCTTGCCTTCGAAGTGGTCGGCGAGGATGTCGTAGGTCTTGCCGTCGGGGGAGAGACGGATGATGCCGCGGAGAACGCTGGCGCAGTCGATGAGGCGGCCTTGCGCGTCGAGGGTGCTGCCGTCGGGGTCGCCGAGGGAGAGGAGTTGCTCGCGGTGGCCGTCGGGGTAGAGGCGGGAGATGGTGTTCTTTTCTTCGTCGCTGACGTAAAGGTAGCCGGCGAGGTCCCAGACGGGGCCTTCGGTGAAGCCGAAGCCTTTGCCCATGATGTTCAATTTGGCCTGGGGGGCGATCAGGGTGGAGAAGGATGGGTCCAGGGGCTGGATTGTCTGGGCAAGTGCGAGGGAGGGGAGTAGCGCGAGCAGGAGGATGGCGGCTTTGATTGGCATGGGCTCTTGGAAAGCGTACCCCAGTGGTTGAAGCCGCGTTGCGCGTTGAGTGGTTTTGGCACGCCTGTTAAGCAAGCGGCTTTAGACGGGCAGGTGTAAGGGCAACGGCAGGCGCAGATTCCCTTTGGGAATGACAACCAGAGAAGCAAATGCAACGGCAACGGCCTGACGGTTGAGCGGCTTCGGCTTCCACCTTCGCCGACGATGAGGCTGTCGGCGAAGGTGGGGCACCCGGTGGTTTGTGTGGGTTCTGGTTAGAAGAGGAGCTTCAGGGCGACTTGCATGATGCGGGGGTCGTTGGCGGAGGTGATGTAGCCGAAGCCGCCTACGCCGGAGTTATTGACATTGCCGGATGGGCCGTTGAACTGGGTGTGATTGAAGACATTGAAGGCTTCGGCGCGGAACTGGACGCTGGTTTCGCGGGCGAAGGTGAAGTTCTTCAGGAGGGCGAGGTCGGTGTTATTGATGCCGGGTCCGTGGAAGAAGCGTCGGTTGGAGTTGCCGAACTGGCCGAGAGGCTCCGGCGAGAAGAGGTTGATGTTGAAGTATGGGTTCCCGTTGCGGGGGTTGTGATCTCCGGAGAGCTTGCCCATGGTGGGGTCGTAGGTGGGGAGATCGTTATTGGTGCCGGTGAGCGAGTTGTCGTCGGTCTCCTGCAAGGTTACGGGACGGCCGCTGGCGAGGGTGGTGATGCCGGAGACAGCCCAGCCCTTGGTGACGTAGGTGGCCCAACCATCCTTGCCGATGAAGTCGTTGAAG contains these protein-coding regions:
- a CDS encoding GntR family transcriptional regulator encodes the protein MTTQSRGKKVVKERKRSTTEHGTTLTSAFQQVRDLIVHGRLSPGAWIVEADLTEKLGMSRTPVRGALQWLQREGYVIEQKSRSKSRMIVAPLTREDSAELYSIVGHLEGLAGRLTVALPKEERVAVVAKIKAINAKLHKIAKTKDLAGESIFDLDAEFHRIIVEASAGPRLMLMHKGIKPQTERYWRLYASNIIDSLDVSVAEHEAIISAIHKGDADAAEKALIANWVKGAERVERVIAMHGERGSW
- a CDS encoding SMP-30/gluconolactonase/LRE family protein — its product is MPIKAAILLLALLPSLALAQTIQPLDPSFSTLIAPQAKLNIMGKGFGFTEGPVWDLAGYLYVSDEEKNTISRLYPDGHREQLLSLGDPDGSTLDAQGRLIDCASVLRGIIRLSPDGKTYDILADHFEGKRFNSPNDVVPGPDGALYFTDPTLDLVAGEKQEIPYQGVYRLAPDGKVTLLTKDLDQPNGLAFTPDGQFLYIDDSARKNIRRYRVHPDGTLSDGILFADENVPGAKGVPDGMKLDLQGNLYVTGPGGIWVWNPAGRHLGTILVPEQPANLAWGGPHNSLLFITAGTSVYTLETKATGFVPYLHKEPKR